Genomic segment of Mycobacterium sp. 050128:
TGGGCTGCGGAGCCGGTCGGCATGCGTTCGAGGCGTATCGCCGCGGTGCCGACATCATCGCGTTCGACCGTGACGAGGCCGAGTTGAAGTCCGTGGAAACAATTCTTCGCGCGATGGCCGAAAACGGCGAAGCGCCCGCTGCGGCAACGGCGGAGGCGGTCGTCGGCGATGCGTTGAGCTTGCCGTATCCAGACGAGACATTCGACTGCGTCATCGCATCCGAAATTCTAGAACACGTCACCCAAGACGACGCGGCAATCGCGGAGTTGATCCGGGTGCTCAAAGTCGGTGGCACCCTGGCGGTCTCGGTGCCCCGCTGGCTTCCCGAACAGGTGTGCTGGCTGCTGTCCGACGAATATCACGCCAACCTGGGCGGCCACATCCGCATCTACCGGGCTAGTGAGCTGCGGGACAAGATCGCGGCCAATGGCCTGCAATTGACGCATTCGCATCATGCGCATGCACTACATGCACCGTTCTGGTGGCTGAAATGTGC
This window contains:
- a CDS encoding class I SAM-dependent methyltransferase, translating into MLTVDFDRLGIGPSSKVIDVGCGAGRHAFEAYRRGADIIAFDRDEAELKSVETILRAMAENGEAPAAATAEAVVGDALSLPYPDETFDCVIASEILEHVTQDDAAIAELIRVLKVGGTLAVSVPRWLPEQVCWLLSDEYHANLGGHIRIYRASELRDKIAANGLQLTHSHHAHALHAPFWWLKCAVGVENTDHPAVTAYHKLLVWDLMRRPRLTRIAESVLNPLVGKSVAMYFTKAQKAGTEATLGYSVASI